Proteins encoded within one genomic window of Kibdelosporangium phytohabitans:
- a CDS encoding alkaline phosphatase family protein, which translates to MGTPLVPRYGSGSLADVVPSIMAGLGVPGMAATLPLPEARRVCLLLVDGLGWEQLRAHQADAPFLTGLAGAEITAGFPATTATSLTTIGTGVPSGVHGIVGYTFAVSDDELINALSWGLHAGGKSVDFRDKYVPEQVQPVTTAFQRATDAGVLVRVATQRGFDGTGLTRAAFRGGEFAGVFGLGDLAMQAVDALNAASRVFCYAYHSELDLLGHVFGPGSKAWRYQLRQVDRLAATIAEELPPDGMLVVTADHGMVAVGQDDRVDYDHEPRLREGVRMLGGEPRVRHVYTEAGALPDVRAAWIELLGDRAWLATRDEAIEAGWFGPEVAGYARRRIGDLVVAARGESAIVRTRVEPKMAALNGQHGSLTAADQLIPLLTATAG; encoded by the coding sequence ATGGGGACTCCCTTGGTGCCGAGGTACGGTTCGGGCTCGCTGGCCGATGTGGTCCCGTCGATCATGGCGGGTCTCGGTGTCCCGGGGATGGCCGCGACCCTGCCGTTGCCCGAGGCGCGCCGGGTGTGCCTGCTGCTGGTCGACGGCCTCGGCTGGGAGCAGCTGCGGGCGCACCAGGCCGACGCGCCGTTCCTGACCGGCCTCGCGGGTGCGGAGATCACCGCGGGATTCCCGGCGACGACCGCGACGAGCCTGACCACGATCGGCACGGGCGTGCCCTCCGGTGTGCACGGCATCGTGGGGTACACGTTCGCGGTGTCCGACGACGAGCTGATCAACGCTTTGAGCTGGGGACTGCACGCGGGCGGCAAGAGCGTGGACTTCCGGGACAAGTACGTGCCCGAGCAGGTCCAGCCGGTGACCACCGCGTTCCAGCGCGCCACCGACGCGGGTGTGCTGGTCCGTGTGGCGACCCAGCGCGGCTTCGACGGGACCGGCCTGACCAGGGCGGCGTTCCGTGGCGGCGAGTTCGCGGGCGTCTTCGGCCTCGGTGACTTGGCGATGCAAGCCGTGGACGCGCTCAACGCTGCCTCCCGCGTGTTCTGCTACGCCTACCACTCGGAGCTGGACCTGCTCGGGCACGTGTTCGGACCGGGCAGCAAGGCGTGGCGGTACCAGCTGCGCCAGGTGGACAGGCTTGCCGCGACGATCGCGGAGGAACTGCCACCGGACGGGATGCTGGTCGTCACAGCGGACCACGGCATGGTCGCGGTCGGCCAGGACGACCGAGTCGACTACGACCACGAGCCGCGGCTGCGTGAGGGCGTCCGGATGCTCGGCGGCGAGCCGAGGGTGCGGCACGTCTACACCGAGGCCGGTGCGCTGCCGGACGTGCGGGCCGCGTGGATCGAGCTGCTCGGCGACCGGGCGTGGCTGGCGACCAGGGACGAGGCGATCGAGGCCGGGTGGTTCGGGCCGGAGGTGGCCGGCTACGCGCGCCGCCGGATCGGTGACCTGGTCGTCGCGGCACGCGGCGAGTCGGCGATCGTCCGGACCAGGGTGGAACCGAAGATGGCCGCCCTGAACGGCCAGCACGGGTCGCTCACGGCAGCGGATCAGCTGATCCCGCTGTTGACGGCCACTGCTGGGTGA
- a CDS encoding heavy-metal-associated domain-containing protein codes for MSQATYTVQGMTCGHCVSSVTEEVGQITGVSSVDVDLTTGKVTVTSDEDLDIDDVRAAVTEAGYQLAS; via the coding sequence ATGTCACAGGCGACCTACACCGTGCAGGGCATGACCTGCGGCCACTGCGTCAGCTCGGTGACCGAGGAGGTCGGCCAGATCACGGGCGTCAGCAGCGTCGACGTGGACCTGACCACCGGCAAGGTCACCGTGACCAGCGACGAGGACCTCGACATCGACGACGTCCGCGCCGCCGTGACCGAGGCCGGGTACCAGCTGGCCAGCTAG
- a CDS encoding DUF6542 domain-containing protein: protein MSSPSTPERSPAWTSRPESQVSATPVAATRIPLVPGWLAVLGPGAVAIGGLVAGGLLFPLSIVVGCVLAAVFAERAAFFAVAVQPPLITAIAVAGGVFIGGRPLLSGAAQLAEAFPYLGGTIVAVLAILGVRWFAAARVEKRASSAV, encoded by the coding sequence GTGTCGAGCCCATCAACGCCGGAGCGATCCCCTGCGTGGACTAGCCGTCCCGAGAGCCAGGTCAGCGCCACCCCGGTCGCGGCCACCAGGATCCCCCTGGTCCCCGGCTGGCTGGCGGTGCTCGGGCCGGGTGCCGTCGCCATCGGCGGGCTGGTCGCGGGTGGCCTGCTGTTCCCGTTGTCCATTGTGGTCGGCTGTGTGCTGGCCGCGGTGTTCGCCGAGCGGGCCGCGTTCTTCGCGGTGGCCGTCCAGCCGCCGCTGATCACGGCGATCGCGGTGGCTGGTGGCGTGTTCATCGGTGGCCGGCCGCTGCTGTCGGGGGCCGCCCAGCTGGCCGAGGCGTTCCCTTACCTGGGCGGGACCATCGTCGCTGTCCTGGCGATCCTCGGTGTGCGCTGGTTCGCCGCCGCACGTGTGGAGAAACGTGCGTCGAGCGCCGTCTGA